The following coding sequences lie in one Trueperaceae bacterium genomic window:
- a CDS encoding NAD(P)H-hydrate epimerase, giving the protein MSFPHVRWDDLPAINANQMQQLIMLATGKFGLDNRVLVEHTARNLVELVDAYGTEGPVLVVAGRGNNGSGGLAAARLLAARGRRVWVVPTHEAENYSGTPKEQLEHLRHFERVKVRTSLPKMKFGCIIDAAIGTNLEGPPRGRTLDVITVLNHAQTDCMVISLDTPTGLNVDDGSTPGDVVHATMTLSVALPKVGVRPGGHVGRLFVGDLALPPGLMEALRLPPVELPGFITEVDAS; this is encoded by the coding sequence ATGAGCTTCCCGCACGTCCGCTGGGACGACCTGCCAGCCATCAACGCGAACCAGATGCAGCAGCTGATCATGTTGGCGACCGGCAAGTTCGGGCTCGACAACCGGGTCCTGGTGGAGCATACGGCGCGCAACCTCGTCGAGCTCGTGGACGCCTACGGCACGGAGGGGCCCGTGCTCGTCGTCGCAGGGCGTGGCAACAACGGTAGCGGCGGCCTGGCGGCCGCCAGACTCCTGGCGGCCCGGGGCAGGCGCGTCTGGGTCGTCCCGACCCACGAGGCCGAGAACTACTCCGGCACGCCGAAGGAGCAGCTCGAGCACCTGCGCCACTTCGAGCGCGTCAAGGTCCGCACCAGCTTGCCGAAGATGAAGTTCGGCTGCATCATAGATGCGGCCATCGGCACGAACCTCGAAGGCCCACCCCGCGGGCGCACGCTCGACGTCATCACGGTCCTCAACCACGCGCAGACGGACTGCATGGTCATCTCGCTCGATACCCCGACCGGGCTCAACGTCGACGACGGCAGCACGCCGGGCGACGTCGTGCACGCGACCATGACCCTTAGCGTCGCTCTCCCCAAGGTGGGCGTGAGGCCGGGTGGGCACGTCGGCAGGCTGTTCGTCGGCGACCTCGCCCTGCCGCCCGGACTGATGGAGGCGCTCAGGCTGCCGCCCGTCGAGCTGCCGGGCTTCATCACCGAGGTAGACGCTTCCTGA